Within the Medicago truncatula cultivar Jemalong A17 chromosome 4, MtrunA17r5.0-ANR, whole genome shotgun sequence genome, the region tatatatatatatatatatatatatatatatatatatatatatatatatatataaatttggaattACCTATACACTAGTTTTTATGGATGACTTATTTTGTAACAtttgattctaattttttgtgtttaatttgacggtttttagtttttcttttcttttaaaatacttctaaaaaataaatgggtGTATGTCAGCATCTATATAATATAGagacttattaaaaaaaaataataataataatatagagaCTGTTAACTTAATCTCATCTatatatccttcaaaaaaaaaaaacttactctCATCTATAAACATGAATGAGTATATTAGCAAGTCTATTTCCActtgtttttgataaaaaaaaaattttttactattttgaaCTAATGTTAACTAcaagttaattttgtttttaaacacAATTTTCTTTACTCAttcattttgttaaaacaaaaacatgccaaattattagtaaaaaaaaaaaaaaaggctaaaattcATGTTAAGGTATGACTTCAATGAATTATCATATGATCCCtccctttttttatatatatagaattaaGCAGCGACTATGTATCTTCCTCTCACCTGAGCTCTATTTATGTTAAGGTATGACTTCAATGAATTATCATATGAGTTCTACTTCACCTGAACTATGTACAGGTAAAAATTAAGGTCttagtgtgtgtatatattcaaAACATCCTACAAATtgtagagaaaaagaaaatcctACAAATTAGGGCATTGTCAACAGTGAGCCTTAATTTTTGAAAAGGCCACTTCAAATagtatttattttaaagaattaCTTATCCCACCTTCCACCTTTCTCGTGCGTCCTCCATTTTGCCCATTTTACCTTcgtttaaattttataattcaaagTGTATTTTGGAactttttggattatataatttgaatagtAATTTAACCaaacatcataacaaaataaagagcagattcaattttatttatagagaaCAAAATTTAAACTTGACAACACAATTTAAACTTGACAACACAAATTAAAGTgacataatataaaatttacaacaaaatttataaattcaacacaatttattaattgaatagAATTTTATAATATGTTTACATTAGCATAACTCTATGCAGTGCAAAATGTtgtaatacaagaagatgaaggGATAAGGAGGGGGAATGTTTGTCATCCCTTTCATGCATCCTCTAAATAAGATGGTAACACAAGATGATGGAGCAGGAGAAGGTAAAAACTGATCTGAACAATCACAATCCAAACTAATCTACAATACAAGATGGAGAAGAACAATCCCCCTTTGACCAACCCCCATCCCTTGGTTTCTCAAAATCTACAATTTCTTCACAAATCTCAACTTCTTCCCTAAAGAATCACCATCTGCGCCACATCCTTCGCCATCATCTCtgataaaaaattgaagtcTAAACTACAAGTGTTTTTGCAGATCGGAAATTGAAGTTGAGTCACCGTGAATTTCAAAACGAATGTTAGTTTTTCCACTCCTTAATGAAACGTTATCATCTTGTTgtaatccataaaaaaatacGCTTCCTAAAAAAACCGGatttaaatagaaaaatacGGTTCAGGATGGAAAAACCGAGTTTAGATTAAAACCTGGTTCAGATTGAAGAACTTGTTTTGAACTGGACTGAACCGAATTTGCAAATAACCCAGTTTTTTAAGAAAGTGGTAACATGAACCAAACCGAACTATAAATATGGTCCGGTTTGGTTTGATTCATGAACTATGCACACCCCTAACTAGTTATGGAGATTCCATATAAATTCGATTGGATCCatgtaaattttaatcaatcaaaacgagattgttgaaaaatatgttaaagaGTATAATTCTAGTATTATtctatatacataaaaaaaaataaaaaaaataaaaataaaaaaagtagctATTGTAAAAAGATATGATAATTCAATGAAGCCACTGCTTGAGGGAAATGACGCTTAACCGATACCCCGTTAGAGGAATCCATCTTAGTCCATATACATTGCTACTTTGACTTATGGTCAATGTTTATTTATGCTTCTAAGTTGTAACAAAACCAAGTTGCAAGAAAACCATGTTCCGTTGTCTTCACTACTTTGAAATCTTCTTATTACCACTGTATTAGACTATTATTAGTATATACTTATCCACTACAAACTACATACTACACGATAATAACATGTGTTACAAGTAGATTATTACTCATTGCGGGTACTTTGTCTCCTTCATTGGTAGCTATTTGTCCAAGTATATTACCAATATTCTAGAGACTAGAGAGTGGTTACGTAGGAACAAAATCTTAAATTCAACAAGTAAAAGCGACTTCTTGCTTGTAATTAGTTACTAGGTCACTACTACACCTATTCTCTAATTCATCTCATCTCCAACCACCCCCACCGTACTACTCTTCCCACCCCCCcctaaacattattttagttCAACATTAACcatccttcaaaaacaaaacaaatccaAATAAGGAAGTAATCATTCCAATTAGACATAAAATACCGACCAGATTAAGAAAAACCAAACTCAACTGTAACACAAATTAATCTATTTCATTTTAGCAACGTTGTTTTCATGTCTAATCTTAAGCTTTGAAGAAATGTCACTATAATAACCTAAAGTCAccctcaattaaataatttatatttttttgtttgctcTTTACTTCACATTGCTTCACTTCTCTCTTTTACTTCTTTAAAATCTAACCTTCTTTCCAAATTCTCTCAAATTTCAGAATCTCTTCCACTCCACCAACAAAGGTGAGAGATTCTAAATTCTAAATtctaaacctaattttttttcttcttatctcCAAAATGAAGAACACAAACACTAACACAAAACTCATTCTTCTCCATCCATATATCCAAAAACAAGGAAACTCAAATCGATTATGGCTTCTAGCATTCATATCAATTCTCACTTTAGCATTCCTTGCAACACTCATTTACACAAGAGACAGAGAATCAACCACAAACACTGCAATAATTTCTTCTGTTATTACCACTCCTGTTTCTGCACCATTACCAGCAACAGTTATCAACACTCTCCTTCACTATGCTTCAAAATCCAACGACTCATACCATATGACATACTCTGATCTCAAACCAATCTCCGACGTGCTTCGAAAGTGTTCATCGCCATGTAACTTGCTTGTTTTTGGCCTCACACCAGAGACTCTTCTATGGAAAGCACTTAACCATAATGGAAAAACAGTGTTCATCGATGAAAATCGGTATTATGCTGCATATATAGAAGAAAAACACCCTGAGATTGATGCTTATGATGTTCAATATACAACAAAAAGGAGTGAGATGAAAGAGCTTATAGCTTCAGCTAAAGAACATGTAGCAAATGAGTGCAAGCCAGTGCAGAATCTTTTATTCTCGGATTGCAAACTTGGAATTAATGATCTTCCAAACCATGTGTATGAAGTTGATTGGGATGTAATATTGGTTGACGGGCCTCGTGGGGATTGGCCGGAAGCTCCCGGGAGAATGTCGGCGATATTTACCGCCGGGGTGTTGGCTAGAAGTAAGAAAGGTGGTAACCCAAAGACTCATGTGTTTTTGCATGATTTTTCTGGTGAAGTTGAACAAGTTTGTGGGAATGAGTTTTTGTGTAAAGAGAATTTGTTGGAAGCAAGTGAGAGTATGGGGCATTATGTTTTGGAAAGGATGAATGAGAGCAGTGTTCAGTATTGTAAAGGGTCTTCTTCATCCACCTAATGCATCTATGAAATCATAGAAATCGCGATGACACCATGATTTTGTCGAGGTccaaaatgtagtttttatcaaaatcacGGTGGCTCGACGTGACTATACAAAAGACAATTCAAACATGCATTAATTAGTTGCTCCTTCTCTTCCATTTAAATTTCTCATAAATGTCTTAGTCACACAATTGATTCATCTACCATCAGTTATTTTACCCTTATGGTGTTTTGGGTATTTATCATCATCCATTTTACTCtccatttatgttttgtttgtttcttggtTTGCAGattgtaaaaattaataattctttttgtttttcattcgAAGGCAATGAAAATTGTAATTTGTTCAATGAATGAATTCaacctttcaaatttcaattgacTGTGTTTTGTTTTCCAAGTTAAGAAATTAATTTCacaatataaaaagttaaaaattatttttttctcagtAAATATTATTCGCTTTGTGAAATCGTGCCCTTAACGGAGAACACATTTTAGCATGACcattaaaaaatgaagattgctttttaggcccctccaatatctctttaggccccctaaaaatacaaaaataacctttataatacatccggtagttacataccggtagtgcattttaaattttcacattttacaccttcggtatgtacataccggagGCACATTTACAAATTTTCACGTTTATCGCATTCGGTAGTTATGTTCTGGAGGAACATTCATTTTGCGATTTCTCAATTACACCTCCGGTATATATATATCGTACTCCACCCACGTTGTTATCTGTATAAAATGGTGCAGTTTTTTAAGAGTTATTTTCTAAGCTTCAATATTGTTCCATACCTTGCGTTTTTTGGccaatttttgttgtgttttcatCACAATTAATAGAACAAATGGCGTCAATCTTTACTCAATTGCAATCATTTAGAAGGTAAACCTTGCTTCTTCCTCTCTCGTATTGTttctacataatttttttagagttcTGTCATATTCAATGAAAAGTTCGATCCTTTTATTTCTGTAAATTTTATGCACCCTACCAAAAGTTTGTGAATTTTCCAACATAGCAGAACATGTacatttaaataacataatgCGATAAACGCGAAAATTTGTAAATGTGCCTctggtatgtacataccgaaggtgtaaaatgtgaaaatttaaaatgcactaccggtatgtaactaccggatgtattataaagattatttttgtatttttagggggcctaaagagatattggggggcctaaaaagcaatcttcttaaaaaatagcATCAAATCCACCACCACAACTAAATGCAACAACTACACTTGAGTTTAAGGTTGCTTGGTTGtccctgaaaaaaaaaacaaaaaagaattaaggTGACTTGGAGTTGGAAGGACGTTGCTTAAAGTTCAACTGCTACGGCTTTGTTAAGTAAACTTGCCCCATAGATAAAAGAAATTCAACCAATCCAATTTCTTTGGTTGCTTAaaaatcaacatcatcttaTCTTTCTCCGTGGGGGTTTAGCTTCtctcctcttttttcttttttaattcaatcTCATAAGGTTTGTTCGTAGGGCGTTATTGTGTTCTAatgacacatgttaagaaacctaaaaataacaattttatatcgataaaaaaaatattttaatttttaaaagttaaatgaaCAACTTTTGAGATGaatatttctttattaaattcattaatGTATACCCCATGTCACCAATTGTCTTCTTTTTGTAAGGTTAGTACTTTTTTAGCAACGAACCGCATTTATTTACAATATAGAGAGAAGAGCTCATACTTCATTTCCAATCTAACTTGCTTAtataaaatgttaacaagtgtctttATGACATTAAAACATTGAAAAATCAacttcttttatataaattttaacaattatttcattttttaatccTTAAAAGTACCGTAAGAACACTTGTTAGGATAACATTTTGCTTGTGTGTCATGCCTAAACATATAGCACCACCTCTAGAAGAGAAAAGGGAACATGTGCGCCATCTTTGGccttttttatagaaaaaagttTAGCAAAGTTGGATTTCAAAAGCTCACCAGAGTTTATGTAGGCTTAGTACCGTAAGGACACTTGTTAGGATAACATTTTGCTTGTGTGTCATGCCTAAACATAGCACCACCTCTAGAAGAGAAAAGGGAACATATGCGCCATCTTTGGccctttttatagaaaaaagttTAGCAAAGTTGAATTTCAAAAGCTCACCAGAGTTTATGTAGGCTTCAAGGTTTAATGAGTGCTTTACAGATCATCCAGTAAAGAAATTCTGACGTCGACAACAAGAGTTGAACACATGGATGAGTGAACTTCTTACCAACTGAACGAACATTCATTGGCACCATCTATAGCCTTTTGTTGTTAACAAACTACCACAAAgtcattatattatatatacgaAAGGTCATAGGTCAGGCTCAGACTTGCAAAAAAATTCGTAGGTCAGACTTAAGCCTATCTAAACCTGATCTGGTCTGACCTATTCCTATCCCTACATGTATCTTCAATCTCCTTGCAaactcaaaatattataaatagtaAACAAATAAAAGTAAACGGTCCTAACTGCTAAGCTACTTGGCACATAATTTCTCCAGgactattatatttattatattcctTCGTTTTTTGTCCATTGCATCCTTATCGCGTGCTTCATGAACTAATACATGCAtgctttttatctttttaatctgCAAACAGCATGCGTCTCACGTTGATTCAgtaatttacaaaattttaatggAAATCAGTCACTGaatgatatttaatattttaatctcTATAGCATAGTAGTTGaataaaaaactttgttttGCACCATGCCACACTGGCTATTGGTTGACAACAACACAAGCTTACAAAAGTAACGTCAAACAATGCCCTTGACCAAAAAAGGTTCCAAGGGCTATAATAATATCGGTGAGTTTCATGGCAAATAATCTATTTCTAGCTAATTCTTACAGAACCTTCCTAGCTGTAAGAACATTTTTCAATAGTAAAATGAAAGGATTTGTCTATGTTACCACACTCACATTCTCTATAAATTGGAGTtttaaatcttcatcatcgaaagAGAGCTtttcatagtaaaaaaaaaaacattaaataagaCAAGAACACAAGAGATGGCTATCAATAATGGAGAGGAACAACAAAACCAACTCATCGGAGACGCAGATCTTGCTCACAAGACTCTCCTTCAGAGTGATGCACTTTATCAAGTATCTATTcatctattttaatttaattctgttttttataccaaaatttcatataCATCTTTGTTCACTACTAAAaagcaaaaattagtgagggaaatttagagAAGGAAAACGTGAAATCTCTCTAATTTTGttactaaattttgcgaccaaaaaatttgtgagaaattttatgtttttccgTTACAAGTTTCCCTCCctaattttggtttttctttccattgttgtTTTCTCATTTATCTTGTTTTGGATCTTTACTTGTTGAAATATAAACTATACATTCTCCGGTCAATATTATAggtaaaaatcaacattttagattcatttattaaatgatgtatgtggtttataataaagatcatatacatcattctaaaatatagatttttgcttataatagtgactggagtgtgtaatttttttttcttcttccaattaTAAGCCTCTTATATTTGATTATTACACTTAAATTGTGctttgtcatatatatatatatatatatatatatatatatatatatatatatatatatatatatatatatttatgaataaaaatactTGGGTTGTGCAGTATATACTTGACACAAGTGTGTTTCCAAGAGAACACCCTTGCTTGAAGGAGCTCCGTGAGATGACAGAAAAACACCCTCGGTAAGATCATACGTTGTTTCTTTGTCTCTCCTTATAATGAATAAACAAACTTGCAAAATATTCCcaacaaatatttttggaaCAAACTGTgtcaatccaaaataaaaataagaattgtctagattatatatatatatatatatatatatatatatatatatatatatatatatatatgctattttgaGGAATGTAACACATCATGAAGAGAAACATGAGAATAAGGAGTAGTTAGTGTAATAACTTGCGTAACAAGTTATCTTGCTTtagtttgtctttttcttggtTAAAGGCTAACTTCAGCTTTCAGTTATAATGACTGGTGACGGCACCCTTTGATTTGCATGGGTGTTATGGAgtaatgtttcttttttctttttcttgtttatagCGTTGGCAACAGATATCTGGACTTTGTATTTTTTAAGGAGCGATTTTCTTTGCACGTCTTGTGCGAGATGAATTGCTCTTGGTggttataatatttcattttggcttcttaaaagaaaaaaatta harbors:
- the LOC25493480 gene encoding protein IRX15-LIKE gives rise to the protein MKNTNTNTKLILLHPYIQKQGNSNRLWLLAFISILTLAFLATLIYTRDRESTTNTAIISSVITTPVSAPLPATVINTLLHYASKSNDSYHMTYSDLKPISDVLRKCSSPCNLLVFGLTPETLLWKALNHNGKTVFIDENRYYAAYIEEKHPEIDAYDVQYTTKRSEMKELIASAKEHVANECKPVQNLLFSDCKLGINDLPNHVYEVDWDVILVDGPRGDWPEAPGRMSAIFTAGVLARSKKGGNPKTHVFLHDFSGEVEQVCGNEFLCKENLLEASESMGHYVLERMNESSVQYCKGSSSST